One region of Pseudoalteromonas galatheae genomic DNA includes:
- a CDS encoding M90 family metallopeptidase produces the protein MIEIVLIIGLILFVSLYWNWEKIQRLQWQRKYQGQTLSASDKQVLLKYMPIYRKMTDADRLQLEKHIVWFLGEKRVLGRDGLTVSRPMTLIIAADACLLVLKQAWPLYPNVKEILLYPSSYYAPQTSRDGAGLVSFHQAVRQGESWPGGTLVLSWHDVLEGNRLPEDGHNLVFHEFAHQLDQQTGATNGTPALPVGMSYQDWGRVLSKAYQHLKMQLSYNMPHAIHSYGATNEAEFFAVVTETFIEKPHELKQENPELYNLLKDYYQFEPRDWQRH, from the coding sequence ATGATAGAAATAGTGCTTATTATCGGCCTTATTCTATTTGTTTCTCTGTATTGGAATTGGGAAAAAATTCAAAGACTGCAGTGGCAAAGGAAATATCAAGGTCAAACGCTGAGCGCGTCAGATAAGCAAGTATTGCTAAAATACATGCCTATCTACCGTAAGATGACAGATGCCGATCGCTTACAGTTAGAAAAACATATTGTCTGGTTTCTTGGCGAGAAACGGGTGTTGGGTAGAGATGGGTTAACGGTATCAAGACCTATGACCCTAATTATTGCCGCAGATGCCTGTTTATTGGTACTTAAGCAAGCTTGGCCACTCTATCCCAATGTTAAAGAAATATTACTCTATCCCAGTAGCTATTACGCGCCACAAACTTCTAGAGATGGTGCCGGTTTGGTTAGTTTTCACCAAGCCGTTCGTCAAGGTGAGTCTTGGCCTGGAGGTACTTTAGTGCTGAGTTGGCACGATGTACTTGAGGGAAATCGATTACCTGAGGATGGTCACAACTTGGTGTTTCATGAGTTTGCCCATCAACTTGACCAACAAACTGGTGCGACGAATGGAACGCCTGCGTTACCTGTAGGAATGAGTTACCAAGACTGGGGGAGGGTGCTATCAAAGGCTTACCAGCACTTAAAAATGCAACTGTCTTACAATATGCCCCATGCCATTCATTCATACGGCGCAACAAACGAAGCGGAGTTTTTTGCCGTGGTAACAGAGACATTTATTGAAAAGCCCCATGAACTAAAACAGGAAAACCCAGAGCTATATAATTTGTTAAAAGACTACTATCAGTTTGAGCCGAGAGATTGGCAACGACATTAA
- a CDS encoding TlpA family protein disulfide reductase, protein MLKLLGQAFIIVLVFFAVSAYQERNMLTDSGEQTAPPFHLPILQSKQTYSSIQLKGQQSIVYFFAPWCGVCRVSMPNIDKLHQQDKVKAVAIALDYRSTEEVTKFVNDLQLDMPVLLGNQTTAQAYKVQAYPTYYVLDEDFKITERSVGYSSEIGIRARL, encoded by the coding sequence ATGCTCAAGCTACTTGGCCAAGCTTTCATCATTGTGCTGGTGTTTTTCGCCGTTTCAGCCTATCAAGAAAGAAACATGCTTACCGACTCGGGAGAACAAACGGCGCCGCCATTTCATCTACCCATTTTACAATCCAAGCAAACTTATTCGTCTATTCAGCTTAAAGGTCAACAAAGTATCGTGTATTTTTTTGCGCCTTGGTGCGGCGTATGTCGAGTAAGCATGCCGAATATTGATAAACTACATCAGCAAGACAAAGTCAAAGCAGTGGCGATTGCACTGGATTATCGTTCCACTGAAGAAGTAACAAAGTTTGTCAACGATCTACAATTAGACATGCCTGTATTACTCGGCAATCAGACCACGGCACAAGCGTATAAAGTGCAGGCTTACCCTACATATTATGTACTTGATGAAGACTTCAAAATAACTGAGCGCTCTGTTGGTTACTCATCCGAGATAGGGATCCGAGCGAGATTGTAA
- a CDS encoding TonB-dependent receptor plug domain-containing protein — protein sequence MRHATNFTLSKISLLVLCTTLANNALADEEKIEHIEVIYKRSSVISEITEDAQKLVDMPGAMGDPLRAAFALPGVVAAGGSMGAPAVRGSSPDDNIFEVDFMPAGYIFHDFGSSIFNRNTIQDFQLNSAGFGTSYSNATGAVFDVTLRNPKYQDIATTLDLTMFNAGIFVEGKATENSAFYVSARKSTLPLFFSDGEELEDDDGKPTGITINDPPDDHDYQAKWLWDINANNTLTVNINGAEDSVAAGFSGASDLALKTPEYQGDARYIRKFNSQNILWDHYAKDLHIRAGVGYLNHQATMRYGQRATLSDGYFENFEEEQLSYKVRASYKLNKEQRVIADAGYYDKKSTYRYDAFNYVCTEFDPDCDLNKGERIKGTSSAGTDSAFIGINHVWQFSPKWQSELGIVGEYYDYSDETIVHPRLALNYFYNDDTVISAKAGTYSRIQDLEYILPVVGNPELEAQRSTHYTLGFKQELENEWSYSVETYYKTMDDLPKSAPLSQVNYINGTSGTAYGVDFIINKNKTDDWYGWVAVSLAKSEREDELTGIKRDYYADTPFILNAVFHYHFGEKWSGGFNFTARSGQAYTPIVGVKENPEFANRYLPVYGDPFSERFDTYHRLDIRFERKTELFGLDGKLILELMNAYGQDNTAYVDLDYDRVKSINDLYIEEESDDFEMRPSIGFSVTF from the coding sequence ATGCGCCACGCCACGAACTTTACGCTCAGTAAAATTTCACTCCTCGTGCTCTGCACTACCCTTGCCAATAACGCATTAGCCGATGAGGAGAAAATTGAACACATCGAAGTTATTTACAAACGCAGCTCAGTTATTTCAGAAATTACCGAAGATGCACAAAAACTTGTAGACATGCCAGGAGCTATGGGCGACCCACTCAGGGCTGCTTTTGCTCTGCCTGGCGTTGTTGCCGCGGGTGGTTCAATGGGCGCACCTGCCGTGCGAGGCTCCTCTCCTGACGACAATATCTTTGAAGTAGACTTTATGCCCGCAGGATATATCTTTCACGATTTCGGCAGCTCTATTTTCAACCGCAATACAATTCAAGATTTTCAGCTAAATTCTGCTGGGTTTGGTACCAGTTACAGCAATGCCACTGGTGCCGTGTTTGACGTCACGCTGCGTAATCCAAAATACCAAGATATTGCCACCACACTAGATTTAACCATGTTTAACGCAGGTATTTTTGTTGAAGGTAAAGCGACTGAAAACTCTGCATTCTATGTGTCAGCAAGAAAAAGTACCCTACCGCTATTTTTTAGTGATGGCGAGGAGCTTGAGGACGATGATGGCAAGCCTACAGGGATCACCATTAACGATCCACCGGATGACCACGACTATCAAGCCAAGTGGCTGTGGGATATCAATGCAAATAATACCTTAACGGTAAATATCAATGGCGCGGAAGATTCGGTTGCGGCTGGGTTTTCAGGTGCGTCAGATCTTGCTCTTAAAACTCCAGAATATCAGGGTGATGCTCGCTATATTCGTAAATTTAATAGTCAGAACATTTTGTGGGACCACTACGCCAAAGACTTACATATTCGCGCAGGCGTCGGGTATCTCAATCACCAAGCCACCATGCGCTACGGTCAACGTGCGACTTTATCTGATGGCTATTTTGAGAATTTTGAAGAAGAACAACTCAGTTATAAAGTACGAGCCAGTTATAAACTAAATAAAGAACAACGTGTCATTGCTGATGCTGGCTACTACGACAAAAAATCCACCTACCGCTACGACGCTTTTAATTATGTTTGCACCGAGTTTGATCCCGACTGCGACCTAAATAAAGGTGAAAGGATTAAGGGCACATCGAGTGCTGGAACAGATTCTGCCTTTATTGGGATTAATCATGTTTGGCAGTTTTCACCAAAATGGCAAAGTGAATTAGGAATAGTAGGCGAATATTATGACTACAGTGATGAGACCATTGTCCATCCACGCCTTGCGCTCAATTACTTCTATAACGATGACACCGTGATCTCAGCCAAGGCTGGTACTTACAGCCGTATTCAAGATCTTGAATACATTTTACCTGTTGTTGGTAACCCTGAACTTGAAGCACAGCGTTCAACTCACTATACCTTGGGCTTTAAACAGGAGTTAGAAAATGAGTGGTCATATTCCGTCGAGACCTATTATAAAACTATGGATGACCTGCCAAAAAGTGCCCCTTTATCTCAGGTAAACTACATCAATGGGACTTCCGGTACAGCCTACGGTGTTGATTTTATTATTAACAAAAACAAAACCGATGACTGGTATGGTTGGGTTGCAGTAAGTCTTGCAAAAAGTGAGCGTGAGGATGAGCTAACCGGCATTAAGCGTGACTATTATGCCGATACTCCTTTTATTCTGAATGCCGTGTTTCACTATCACTTTGGTGAAAAGTGGTCTGGCGGCTTTAACTTTACCGCTCGCAGCGGTCAAGCCTATACCCCAATTGTGGGTGTAAAAGAGAATCCTGAATTTGCGAACCGCTACTTGCCTGTGTATGGCGACCCATTCTCAGAGCGTTTTGACACTTATCACCGTCTAGATATTCGTTTTGAACGCAAAACAGAATTATTTGGTCTCGATGGCAAGCTAATTTTGGAGCTAATGAATGCATATGGCCAAGACAATACTGCCTATGTTGACCTTGACTACGATAGAGTCAAATCAATCAATGATTTATATATAGAAGAGGAAAGCGATGACTTTGAAATGCGTCCTTCTATAGGTTTCAGCGTAACATTTTAA
- a CDS encoding peptidylprolyl isomerase yields MPKACAYHILVKTEKECLDIKAKLAKGADFGKLAKQHSLCPSKKRGGDLGEFNKGDMVKAFDDVVFKKPLFEVHGPVKTKFGFHLIKTVYRS; encoded by the coding sequence ATGCCTAAAGCGTGCGCCTATCATATTTTAGTAAAAACCGAAAAAGAGTGTTTAGATATCAAAGCCAAACTAGCCAAAGGTGCTGACTTTGGCAAATTGGCTAAACAGCATTCCCTTTGCCCTTCAAAAAAGCGCGGTGGCGACCTTGGTGAGTTCAATAAAGGGGATATGGTGAAGGCCTTTGACGATGTGGTATTCAAGAAGCCGCTATTTGAAGTACACGGCCCAGTAAAAACCAAGTTTGGATTCCACTTGATCAAAACCGTCTATCGGAGTTAA
- a CDS encoding GrxA family glutaredoxin produces MFTVIFGREGCPFCVRAKEVAERLTQERDDFNFRYVDIVKEGVSKADLEKSAGKPCPTVPQIFIDQAHIGGFTEFEAYAKANLGLYQ; encoded by the coding sequence ATGTTTACTGTTATTTTTGGTCGTGAAGGTTGCCCGTTTTGTGTTCGTGCTAAAGAAGTAGCGGAACGTTTAACGCAAGAGCGCGATGATTTCAATTTTCGCTATGTTGACATCGTAAAAGAAGGGGTAAGCAAAGCCGACCTTGAAAAGTCAGCGGGTAAACCTTGTCCTACCGTACCCCAGATTTTTATTGACCAAGCTCACATTGGTGGCTTTACTGAATTTGAAGCCTACGCAAAAGCAAATTTGGGCCTCTACCAGTAA
- a CDS encoding DEAD/DEAH box helicase, with amino-acid sequence MSEPVTFESLDLSPAILKAVEELGYKTPSEIQAQCIPLLLERKDVLGLAQTGTGKTAAFALPLLNQVDASVKQPQILVLTPTRELAIQVAEAFQQYAKYTKGVEVLALYGGQSYGIQLSALRRGAQIIVATPGRLIDHINRKTIDLSGLNALVLDEADEMLRMGFIDDVESIMEKTPEEKQTCLFSATMPKQIQSICNKYLDNAEQVKITPRNSTVSTIEQVYWRATAHKNKAIVRFLEAEDYDGAIVFVRTRNDTVQLAELLEREGFSAAPLNGDMNQQARERTVDRLKNGLLDIVIATDVAARGLDVERLSLVVNYDIPQDCEAYVHRIGRTGRAGRQGKAILFVKNNERYLLKNIMRHTRSDIAQVELPSAKVVEEKRIGALETKISAALEHKDIEFFSKVASGLAQKLELSQEDLAAALLCLAQQQTPLKVEDIQIQQRERRERDDRRGERRDRDGSRGERKSRSRDRASGPMDTYRIEVGRDHGVQVKNIVGAIANEADISSKFIGEIRLFNEHSTVQLPQNMPSDVLSHFKSVHICQRPMNMTKSTHPADQGQGRGEEQRDRKRSFKDPRSGGGDKRRPEGQRREKRERKEISFS; translated from the coding sequence ATGTCAGAACCAGTCACGTTTGAATCTTTAGACCTTTCTCCTGCAATCTTAAAAGCAGTCGAAGAGCTGGGATATAAAACACCTTCTGAGATCCAAGCTCAATGTATACCGTTATTGCTAGAAAGAAAAGACGTACTGGGACTAGCGCAGACGGGTACAGGTAAAACGGCAGCATTTGCACTGCCATTGTTAAACCAAGTAGACGCATCCGTTAAACAACCGCAAATTCTTGTGCTTACGCCAACGCGTGAGCTAGCTATTCAAGTTGCTGAAGCTTTTCAGCAATATGCTAAATATACTAAAGGCGTTGAGGTATTAGCGCTTTATGGTGGTCAAAGCTACGGCATTCAGTTGAGTGCTCTACGCCGTGGTGCCCAAATTATTGTGGCAACACCAGGTCGTTTGATTGACCATATCAACCGCAAGACGATTGACCTTTCTGGTCTAAACGCACTTGTACTTGATGAAGCAGATGAAATGCTACGCATGGGCTTTATCGATGATGTTGAAAGCATCATGGAAAAAACACCGGAAGAGAAGCAAACTTGCTTGTTCTCTGCGACTATGCCTAAGCAGATCCAATCAATCTGTAATAAGTATTTAGACAACGCCGAACAAGTTAAGATCACTCCGCGTAACTCTACCGTATCCACGATCGAGCAAGTTTACTGGCGTGCAACTGCACACAAAAATAAAGCGATCGTACGTTTCTTAGAAGCGGAAGATTACGACGGTGCTATCGTGTTCGTACGTACACGTAATGACACTGTTCAGCTTGCAGAGCTACTAGAGCGTGAAGGCTTCTCAGCTGCACCGCTCAACGGCGACATGAACCAGCAGGCGCGTGAGCGCACAGTAGACCGTCTTAAGAACGGCTTACTAGATATCGTTATCGCAACTGACGTTGCAGCACGTGGTCTTGACGTAGAGCGTCTAAGCCTTGTTGTTAACTACGATATCCCACAAGACTGTGAAGCTTATGTTCACCGTATTGGTCGTACAGGCCGTGCTGGCCGCCAAGGTAAAGCAATCTTGTTCGTTAAGAACAACGAGCGTTATTTACTTAAGAACATCATGCGCCATACGCGCTCTGATATTGCACAGGTTGAATTACCAAGTGCGAAAGTCGTTGAAGAAAAGCGTATTGGTGCATTAGAGACTAAGATTTCTGCAGCGCTTGAGCACAAAGACATTGAGTTCTTCTCAAAAGTGGCGTCAGGCCTTGCACAAAAGCTAGAGCTGAGCCAAGAAGACTTAGCAGCAGCGCTATTGTGTCTGGCACAGCAACAAACGCCGCTGAAAGTTGAAGATATTCAAATTCAACAGCGCGAGCGTAGAGAGCGTGATGATCGTCGTGGAGAGCGTCGAGACAGAGATGGTAGCCGTGGTGAGCGCAAATCTCGTAGCCGTGATCGTGCATCAGGTCCAATGGATACTTATCGTATCGAAGTGGGTCGTGATCATGGTGTTCAAGTTAAGAACATCGTTGGTGCTATCGCAAACGAAGCGGATATCTCAAGCAAGTTCATCGGTGAAATCCGTCTGTTCAATGAACACAGCACGGTTCAATTGCCGCAGAATATGCCAAGTGATGTACTTAGCCACTTCAAGAGCGTTCACATCTGTCAACGCCCTATGAACATGACTAAGAGCACTCATCCTGCCGACCAAGGTCAGGGTAGAGGTGAAGAGCAAAGAGACCGTAAGCGTAGCTTTAAAGATCCACGTAGTGGCGGTGGTGATAAGCGCCGTCCTGAAGGTCAAAGAAGAGAAAAGCGCGAAAGAAAAGAAATTAGCTTTTCTTAA
- a CDS encoding diacylglycerol kinase family protein yields MKMLKYYLFASLCLAALTVHSIGSWLMLPLAWFTVSISLVTFAYATNYPHIFRKHGTGKIPWYATWLFWPYLGCVHLYNAIERGRDVVDAFQPLTDDLFVACRLFPSDVDMLKAEGIEAILDVTAEFDGLNWSAEQQGLHYLNIPVLDHQAPTSEQLAHGMAWIAAQHELKRKVVVHCALGRGRSVFFCTAYLLATNPDYTVREALEKIQNRRETARLNKHQLKGLTKLHHSQTFTHNERAALIINPVSGSGKWFTYENDIVGMLTEKYNLSIHFTEKDTDVSALATRVMSEKQPNIVIAGGGDGTLASVAHGMHQSDVLFGILPLGTANSLATVLLGSLSKIDPINRSCEAILEGKTKPIDIMNCNGRTALLAAAIGFGQEMIEKAGREEKNSSGQLAYIRGLWQAVSENKPLNFKVSFDGAEQSQIDCVSLVIANAAPKTTILAQGHGEPIYDDGKLDITILPVEPDGAQNLTVAELILPKLDGKPSNIRTEQCEKISIEFEQEQHFALDGEVLSAKNIEIVIQKHALNVMVPN; encoded by the coding sequence ATGAAAATGCTCAAGTACTACCTGTTTGCAAGTCTCTGTTTAGCTGCACTCACGGTCCACAGTATAGGCTCTTGGTTAATGCTGCCGCTTGCGTGGTTTACCGTCTCGATATCGTTAGTTACTTTTGCTTATGCTACCAACTACCCCCATATATTTAGAAAGCACGGTACAGGCAAGATCCCTTGGTATGCAACTTGGCTATTTTGGCCCTATTTAGGGTGCGTACATTTGTACAATGCGATTGAACGAGGCAGAGATGTTGTGGACGCGTTTCAGCCGCTAACTGATGACTTATTTGTTGCTTGTCGCTTATTCCCAAGCGACGTGGATATGCTCAAGGCAGAAGGGATAGAGGCTATTTTAGACGTAACTGCCGAGTTTGATGGTTTAAACTGGTCTGCGGAGCAGCAAGGCCTACATTACCTCAATATTCCGGTGCTAGATCATCAAGCACCCACCTCAGAGCAATTAGCGCATGGCATGGCATGGATAGCAGCGCAGCATGAATTAAAGCGAAAGGTTGTGGTGCATTGTGCGTTGGGGCGAGGACGCTCAGTGTTCTTTTGCACTGCATATTTGCTTGCAACCAACCCCGATTATACCGTCCGTGAAGCGCTGGAGAAAATCCAAAACCGCCGTGAAACGGCAAGGCTAAACAAGCATCAGCTAAAAGGACTAACAAAGCTACATCATAGCCAAACTTTTACCCATAACGAACGGGCCGCGTTAATCATTAATCCAGTATCGGGATCAGGAAAATGGTTCACCTACGAAAATGACATTGTGGGTATGCTGACGGAAAAATATAACTTATCCATTCACTTTACAGAGAAAGACACAGACGTTTCGGCATTGGCTACTCGAGTCATGTCCGAAAAACAGCCAAATATCGTAATTGCAGGAGGCGGTGACGGTACACTAGCGAGTGTTGCTCATGGGATGCATCAAAGTGATGTACTGTTTGGTATTTTGCCTTTAGGAACTGCTAATTCTCTAGCGACCGTGTTACTCGGCTCACTGTCCAAAATAGATCCCATTAACCGTTCTTGTGAAGCAATATTAGAGGGTAAAACCAAGCCTATTGATATAATGAACTGTAATGGTCGCACCGCACTTTTAGCTGCGGCAATTGGATTTGGGCAGGAAATGATCGAAAAGGCTGGGCGTGAAGAAAAGAATAGCTCAGGACAACTTGCCTACATTAGAGGGTTATGGCAGGCAGTGAGTGAAAATAAGCCCCTCAATTTTAAAGTCAGCTTTGATGGTGCTGAGCAATCTCAAATAGATTGTGTTAGTCTGGTTATAGCGAATGCGGCACCTAAAACCACCATTCTTGCTCAAGGTCATGGAGAACCAATCTATGACGATGGCAAACTGGACATTACGATTTTACCGGTCGAGCCGGATGGTGCGCAGAACCTTACGGTAGCCGAACTTATTTTACCTAAATTAGACGGCAAACCTTCTAATATTCGCACAGAACAGTGTGAAAAGATAAGTATCGAGTTTGAGCAGGAACAACACTTTGCATTAGATGGTGAAGTGCTGAGTGCGAAAAATATTGAAATAGTGATCCAAAAACACGCGCTGAACGTAATGGTTCCGAATTAG
- a CDS encoding GNAT family N-acyltransferase: MISVDKVIEANLPQLENSPKVKGLVKKGLGYLLHEQEFVAFADTYPHLQGLEFVEQVLDELDFDARFKPKQIEHIPSEGPVVIVANHPIGSLDALALIKVLAQVRPDLKVVANRMLMSVTPMHPLLLPVDNLSGTSKKQELANIHKHLKSEGALLIFPAGEVSRLSPTGIKDCKWNSGFLRMAKKANCPILPIFIKAKNSPLFYGTSMIYKPLASLLLVKEMFKQRQKSLEFEIGASIPPESYLIDNLKDKEIVALIRKQLYRLASKKPLPLKTQTPIAVPENRKELKKAVEACECIGETPDGMQIYVYQYTGSSVIFRELGRLREIAFRAVGEGSGNRRDIDKYDMHYHHLLLWDTKQLELVGAYRLASAKRVIEEHGQAGLYTDSLFSYSEAMTPYFEKGLELGRSFVQPKYWGRKSLDYLWYGIGAFVKRYPEHRYMFGAVSLSNALPDEAKAMLVYHYQHYFSNLADIATPNNEMKLSNDQLNRYQHMFSGNDIKEDFAELKHILANMGAQVPTLFKQYTELCEEQGVNFLSFSIDPDFNNCIDGLVLVDLAKLKEQKAKRYLGDNPYA; the protein is encoded by the coding sequence ATGATCAGTGTAGATAAAGTCATTGAAGCAAATCTTCCACAACTTGAAAACTCCCCAAAGGTAAAAGGTTTAGTAAAAAAAGGACTTGGTTATCTCTTGCATGAGCAAGAGTTTGTCGCGTTTGCTGATACCTACCCTCATTTGCAGGGGCTCGAGTTTGTGGAACAAGTACTTGATGAATTAGATTTTGACGCTCGTTTTAAACCAAAGCAAATAGAGCATATCCCAAGCGAAGGGCCGGTGGTGATCGTCGCAAACCACCCAATTGGCTCTTTAGATGCACTGGCACTAATCAAAGTGCTGGCACAAGTACGACCTGATTTGAAGGTCGTCGCTAATCGGATGTTGATGTCGGTTACACCAATGCATCCCCTATTACTGCCTGTTGATAACCTCTCAGGAACCAGTAAAAAGCAAGAACTGGCAAATATTCACAAGCATTTGAAGTCTGAGGGAGCATTACTTATCTTCCCTGCAGGCGAAGTTTCTCGCTTAAGCCCAACCGGTATTAAAGACTGTAAATGGAACTCTGGCTTTTTAAGAATGGCTAAAAAAGCCAATTGCCCCATTCTACCCATTTTTATCAAAGCGAAAAACAGTCCACTCTTTTACGGCACCAGTATGATTTACAAGCCTTTAGCCAGCTTATTATTGGTCAAAGAGATGTTTAAACAAAGGCAAAAGTCGCTAGAATTTGAAATAGGCGCCAGCATTCCTCCAGAGTCTTATCTTATTGATAACCTTAAAGACAAAGAGATAGTCGCGCTTATTCGTAAGCAACTCTATCGTCTTGCCAGTAAAAAACCACTGCCACTCAAAACACAAACCCCGATAGCAGTTCCAGAAAATCGTAAAGAACTAAAAAAGGCAGTGGAAGCATGCGAGTGTATCGGTGAAACACCTGATGGCATGCAAATATACGTTTACCAATACACCGGCAGCTCGGTGATATTTAGAGAGCTTGGACGCCTTCGAGAAATTGCCTTTAGGGCAGTGGGAGAAGGAAGTGGTAACCGGCGTGATATCGACAAGTATGATATGCACTACCACCATTTGTTGCTATGGGATACGAAACAACTCGAGCTGGTGGGGGCTTATCGACTTGCAAGTGCCAAGAGAGTGATAGAGGAGCATGGACAAGCGGGGCTTTATACCGACAGCTTATTTTCGTACAGTGAAGCCATGACCCCATACTTTGAAAAAGGCCTCGAACTTGGTCGCAGCTTTGTGCAGCCCAAATACTGGGGTCGCAAGAGCCTAGATTACCTGTGGTATGGGATTGGTGCATTCGTAAAGCGCTACCCAGAGCACCGTTATATGTTTGGTGCAGTCAGTCTATCAAACGCGTTACCGGATGAAGCAAAAGCCATGTTGGTATATCACTACCAACATTACTTTTCAAACCTTGCTGATATCGCCACGCCGAACAACGAAATGAAGCTGAGTAATGATCAGCTTAACCGTTATCAACACATGTTCAGTGGCAATGACATCAAAGAAGATTTCGCTGAGCTCAAACATATTCTTGCTAATATGGGTGCGCAAGTACCAACCTTATTTAAACAGTATACTGAGCTCTGCGAAGAGCAAGGCGTGAACTTTCTGAGCTTTAGTATAGATCCCGACTTTAATAACTGTATCGATGGTCTGGTACTCGTTGACTTAGCTAAATTGAAAGAGCAAAAAGCGAAACGCTACCTAGGCGACAACCCCTACGCTTAA
- a CDS encoding 2-hydroxyacid dehydrogenase, giving the protein MALLICVTGRNNDKLVAELAALLPQQTLLEWPVDDVSLLKEVEFVLAWNAPETLWSQLPNLKVVHSYGAGVDSIPMRLLPPHVEVARIVDPNLADDMAEYVLGQLLSHKLRVREYGHNQSQQIWKPRRARTGRTVGIMGMGQLGLAVAQKLYVNGFNIKGWSGSAKQLDNIEHFSGQEELAAFLADLDYLVCLLPLTEHTKGILNAQLFALAPDHCVLINVARGGHLNETDLLDALASETFGGAILDVFNTEPLPASHAFWQQPNLSITPHVAALTSLNTAAEQIANNYLAMQEGRALVHLVQKKQGY; this is encoded by the coding sequence ATGGCTTTACTTATTTGTGTTACTGGTCGTAATAATGACAAGTTAGTTGCTGAGTTAGCAGCGCTGCTGCCGCAGCAAACCTTGCTTGAATGGCCCGTTGATGATGTTAGCTTATTAAAGGAGGTCGAGTTTGTACTGGCATGGAACGCGCCAGAGACGCTATGGTCACAGCTTCCAAATTTAAAAGTTGTGCATTCTTATGGTGCCGGTGTTGATAGCATTCCGATGCGGCTGTTACCACCACATGTAGAGGTTGCGCGGATCGTTGACCCAAATTTAGCTGATGATATGGCTGAATATGTATTAGGCCAACTATTAAGTCATAAGCTTCGAGTTAGAGAATATGGGCACAATCAATCTCAGCAAATATGGAAGCCAAGGCGCGCAAGAACAGGTCGCACGGTTGGTATTATGGGGATGGGACAACTAGGCCTTGCGGTCGCGCAAAAGCTATACGTAAATGGGTTTAATATCAAAGGCTGGTCCGGCTCTGCAAAACAACTCGACAATATTGAGCACTTCAGTGGGCAAGAAGAGCTCGCAGCCTTTCTTGCAGACCTTGATTACCTTGTGTGTCTTCTACCATTGACTGAACATACCAAAGGAATATTGAACGCCCAGCTGTTTGCACTCGCGCCGGATCATTGCGTACTTATAAATGTCGCAAGAGGTGGCCATCTTAACGAGACGGATTTACTCGACGCGTTAGCGTCTGAGACATTTGGAGGAGCTATTTTAGACGTATTTAACACAGAACCGCTTCCAGCATCACATGCCTTTTGGCAGCAGCCAAACCTTAGCATTACTCCACATGTTGCCGCATTAACCAGTTTGAATACGGCTGCTGAGCAAATTGCTAACAACTATTTAGCGATGCAGGAGGGCAGAGCACTCGTTCATTTAGTTCAGAAAAAGCAGGGCTACTAA
- the smrA gene encoding DNA endonuclease SmrA: MAITDEELFLASMGDVTPLAQDKKAELRRHKNEPTISQLAKREAAEQELEFDPNYLSTEYVDLLDPHDLLAYKKSGVQDGVYKNLRLGKYQVDATLDLHGKPFHDARRALFDFITDCHAKSIRVLLLRHGIGLNSKPFPAVLKSYTNKWLQEMPQVLAFHSALKCHGGSGSTYVLLRKSEEKKHENRERHAKR, encoded by the coding sequence ATGGCCATAACTGATGAAGAGCTATTTTTAGCTTCAATGGGCGACGTCACTCCTCTCGCTCAAGACAAAAAAGCAGAATTACGCCGTCACAAGAACGAACCAACCATTTCGCAACTCGCAAAACGCGAAGCCGCCGAGCAAGAACTGGAGTTTGATCCTAATTACTTATCTACAGAGTACGTTGATCTATTAGATCCGCACGATCTACTCGCCTATAAAAAAAGTGGTGTTCAAGATGGCGTGTATAAAAATCTCAGATTAGGTAAGTATCAAGTTGATGCCACCTTAGACTTACATGGCAAACCCTTTCATGATGCCCGTAGAGCTTTGTTTGACTTTATTACGGATTGCCATGCAAAAAGTATTCGGGTGTTATTGTTAAGGCACGGCATTGGTTTAAACAGTAAACCCTTTCCTGCAGTACTCAAAAGCTATACAAACAAGTGGTTGCAAGAAATGCCGCAAGTATTGGCGTTTCACTCAGCGTTAAAATGCCATGGTGGTAGCGGTTCTACGTACGTACTGTTAAGAAAAAGTGAAGAGAAAAAACATGAAAACAGAGAGCGCCACGCTAAACGCTAA